Proteins from a single region of Argopecten irradians isolate NY chromosome 7, Ai_NY, whole genome shotgun sequence:
- the LOC138327354 gene encoding glycine receptor subunit alpha-3-like isoform X1 has translation MEFGNWNIICVVVYAISFSIASRNDEAKIRQDVLNHLLNTSRYDSSIAPNFEHDTATNVTIQLLVRSIHSIREISMDFSVDIFLRQKWTDPRLVFTNMTDIIRLELDQKLIDKVWVPDTIFTNEKEAKVHSITVPNKLMHLYQNGTVFYSARIGMTLSCHMELQKYPLDSQFCPFYMESYGYTTENLVFQWDQTNAMEINEVELPQFFIESAPYFDRCDKDYGEAGIFTCLEAGVRLKRNTGYYVIQIFVPSILIVILSWVSFWIDIDSTPARISLGVLTVLTMTTQSSGARSQLPRVSYVKAIDVWMATCLFFVFGALIEFAYANVTFRGKKKEKCLQTTVEENSECSLSKTSFRLFKKCDDPKRRARYIDKTARVLFPLSFLIFNMVFWIYYSFAPDGDPHIT, from the exons ATGGAATTCGGTAACTGGAATATTATTTGTGTAGTTGTGTATGCTATATCATTTTCTATTGCGTCGAGGAATGACGAGGCAAAAATCAG acaagaTGTCCTGAATCATCTCCTCAACACCTCCCGCTATGACTCAAGTATAGCCCCGAACTTTGAGCACG ATACGGCGACCAATGTGACGATACAGCTGTTGGTGCGGAGTATCCACTCCATCCGGGAGATTTCTATG GATTTTTCTGTGGACATTTTCTTACGTCAGAAATGGACGGACCCTCGATTGGTGTTCACCAACATGACAGACATCATACGTCTGGAGCTGGACCAGAAACTCATCGACAAAGTCTGGGTCCCTGACACCATCTTTACTAATGAAAAAGAGGCTAAAGTACATTCCATTACTGTACCCAATAAACTGATGCATCTGTACCAGAACGGGACCGTGTTTTATAGTGCCAG GATTGGCATGACCTTGAGCTGCCACATGGAGCTACAGAAGTATCCCCTGGACTCACAGTTCTGTCCCTTCTACATGGAGAGTT ACGGTTACACAACAGAAAATCTTGTTTTCCAATGGGACCAGACCAATGCAATGGAGATTAATGAAGTGGAGCTCCCCCAGTTCTTTATAGAATCTGCGCCATACTTTGACAGGTGTGACAAAGACTACGGGGAAG CTGGTATTTTTACTTGTTTGGAGGCTGGAGTGCGATTGAAAAGAAATACCGGATATTACGTCATACAGATATTTGTTCCCAGCATCCTTATCGTCATTCTGTCATGGGTCTCGTTTTGGATCGACATTGACTCGACACCAGCTCGGATTTCATTAGGTGTCCTCACTGTGCTTACCATGACAACGCAGAGTTCCGGTGCACGTTCTCAGTTGCCACGTGTATCCTATGTCAAGGCTATAGATGTATGGATGGCCACGTGTCTCTTCTTTGTGTTTGGTGCATTGATAGAGTTCGCATATGCAAATGTGACATTCCGAGGAAAGAAGAAGGAGAAATGTCTCCAAACAACAGTTGAAGAGAATTCT GAGTGTTCACTAAGCAAGACTTCATTCCGATTGTTCAAGAAATGTGATGACCCAAAGAGAAGGGCAAGGTACATTGACAAAACGGCACGCGTTTTATTTCctctttcatttttaatatttaacatggtATTTTGGATTTACTATTCGTTTGCCCCGGACGGCGACCCACACATCACATAA
- the LOC138327354 gene encoding glycine receptor subunit alpha-3-like isoform X2, with the protein MQWTYLSVVTILLIPQSWVQANQPMSRQDVLNHLLNTSRYDSSIAPNFEHDTATNVTIQLLVRSIHSIREISMDFSVDIFLRQKWTDPRLVFTNMTDIIRLELDQKLIDKVWVPDTIFTNEKEAKVHSITVPNKLMHLYQNGTVFYSARIGMTLSCHMELQKYPLDSQFCPFYMESYGYTTENLVFQWDQTNAMEINEVELPQFFIESAPYFDRCDKDYGEAGIFTCLEAGVRLKRNTGYYVIQIFVPSILIVILSWVSFWIDIDSTPARISLGVLTVLTMTTQSSGARSQLPRVSYVKAIDVWMATCLFFVFGALIEFAYANVTFRGKKKEKCLQTTVEENSECSLSKTSFRLFKKCDDPKRRARYIDKTARVLFPLSFLIFNMVFWIYYSFAPDGDPHIT; encoded by the exons acaagaTGTCCTGAATCATCTCCTCAACACCTCCCGCTATGACTCAAGTATAGCCCCGAACTTTGAGCACG ATACGGCGACCAATGTGACGATACAGCTGTTGGTGCGGAGTATCCACTCCATCCGGGAGATTTCTATG GATTTTTCTGTGGACATTTTCTTACGTCAGAAATGGACGGACCCTCGATTGGTGTTCACCAACATGACAGACATCATACGTCTGGAGCTGGACCAGAAACTCATCGACAAAGTCTGGGTCCCTGACACCATCTTTACTAATGAAAAAGAGGCTAAAGTACATTCCATTACTGTACCCAATAAACTGATGCATCTGTACCAGAACGGGACCGTGTTTTATAGTGCCAG GATTGGCATGACCTTGAGCTGCCACATGGAGCTACAGAAGTATCCCCTGGACTCACAGTTCTGTCCCTTCTACATGGAGAGTT ACGGTTACACAACAGAAAATCTTGTTTTCCAATGGGACCAGACCAATGCAATGGAGATTAATGAAGTGGAGCTCCCCCAGTTCTTTATAGAATCTGCGCCATACTTTGACAGGTGTGACAAAGACTACGGGGAAG CTGGTATTTTTACTTGTTTGGAGGCTGGAGTGCGATTGAAAAGAAATACCGGATATTACGTCATACAGATATTTGTTCCCAGCATCCTTATCGTCATTCTGTCATGGGTCTCGTTTTGGATCGACATTGACTCGACACCAGCTCGGATTTCATTAGGTGTCCTCACTGTGCTTACCATGACAACGCAGAGTTCCGGTGCACGTTCTCAGTTGCCACGTGTATCCTATGTCAAGGCTATAGATGTATGGATGGCCACGTGTCTCTTCTTTGTGTTTGGTGCATTGATAGAGTTCGCATATGCAAATGTGACATTCCGAGGAAAGAAGAAGGAGAAATGTCTCCAAACAACAGTTGAAGAGAATTCT GAGTGTTCACTAAGCAAGACTTCATTCCGATTGTTCAAGAAATGTGATGACCCAAAGAGAAGGGCAAGGTACATTGACAAAACGGCACGCGTTTTATTTCctctttcatttttaatatttaacatggtATTTTGGATTTACTATTCGTTTGCCCCGGACGGCGACCCACACATCACATAA